AGGAGAGCAGCCGCGAAAAGCCGAACAGGCCGATCAGGCAGCCCACGGCAAAGGTCGCCAATAGCGGCAGGTCGAAGCTACGGATGCCCTGCATCACGGTGCCGTAGAGGCCCATGGTCAACAGCAGGAAGCTGCCGGACACGCCCGGCAGCAACAGGGCGCTGATGGCAATCGCGCCGCCGACGACCAGCACCAGCGAGGGGCTGCCCAGCTGGGTGACCAGCGGCATCAGCGACGGCAGCCCATGGGCCAGCAGCAGGCCGACGATCAGCGGGATCAGGTGCCAGAACTTCCAGTCGGCCGGATGCCGGCTGACGACGATGGCCGAGGCCGCCACCAGGCCGAAGAAGAAGCCGTTGAGCAGCAGCGGGTAATCCTCCATGAGCCACACGACCAGGTGCGCCACGCTGACCAGGCTGGCGCCGATGCCGAGCAGCAGCGGCAGCACGAAGACCAGGTTGAGATGGGCGGAGAGCCCCCCTAGCCCCCCGCGACGCCAGGCCGTGAAGGCGCTGGGCCCGAACTGCTTGATGGTGTGGATGAGTTCCTCGTAGATGCCCGTGACGAAGGCGATGGTGCCACCGGAAACGCCGGGGACGGCATCGGCCGCCCCCATGCCGGCACCCTTGAGGAAGACACTGAGTTGTCGCTTCAACGAATCACTCCTTGCAACAACGGCACGAAGCGCACGCGTTCCAGCCGCTGGACGTCATGTTGGGAACCCGCGCGGCGCACCCGGGTCAGCCATTGCTCGCCGTCGGGGTCGGCCAGGGGCAGGATCATCACGCCCTCTTCGCCGAGCTGCGAGATCAGCACCTCGGGCAACTCGTGGGCGCAGGCCGTGAGCAGCACGACGTCGAACGGCGCCGCCTCCCGCCAGCCGTGGCCGCCATCCGCCAGCCGCAGGCGCGCGTTGTGCGCCTGCAGCAGGCGCAACCGCTTCGCCGCCCGGTGATGCAAGGCATTGATTCGTTCGACCGACCAGAGTTCCGGCACCAGGCGCGACAGGATCAGCGTCTGGTAGCCGGAGCCGGTGCCGATCTCCAGCACGCGCCCCGGGGCTTCCTGCATCACCAGTTCGGTCATGCGCGCCACCATCCACGGCTGGGACAGCGTCTGGCCATGACCGATGGGCAGCGAGGTATCCTCATAGGCGCGGTGGGCCAGCGCCTCGTCGAGAAAGAAATGGCGTGGCTCGGCGGCCATCACACGCAGCACCCGTTCATCGGTGATGCCCTGCCTGGCCAGGCGCGCCACCATGCGATCGCGGGTTCGCTGCGAGGTCATGCCGACACCGCGCAACAGTTCGGGTAATCGTTCAGGTGAATGCATCCAACCAGCCCTGCACATCCGCAATGGCCGCACGCTGCGTCAGGTCGGTCTGCAGCGGCGTGATCGAAACAAAGCCCGCCTCGATGGCGGCGAAGTCGGTATCGGGTCCATCATCGGCATTCTCCCCCACCGCCGCAATCCAGTAGCGCAGCCGGCCCCGCGGATCGCGCACTTCCATCGGCCGTGCCGCCGGGCCGCGATAGCCCATGCGGGTCACGCGAAAGCCCTGGATCTCCTCCCAGGGAAGGTCGGGCACGTTGACGTTGAGCAGGCTGCGCGGCGGTAGCGAGAGCTGGTCGGCCGCCCCCACCAGGCTCGCCGCCACGCGGCCGGCGGTATCGAAGTGGCGCGAGCCCACCAGCGACATGGCGATCGCCGGCATGCCCAGGTTGCGGCCCTCCATGGCCGCCGCCACGGTGCCGGAGTAGAGCACGTCGTCGCCCAGGTTGCCGCCGTGGTTGATCCCCGAGATCACCAGGTCGGGGCGCTCGTCCCACACGCCGTTGACGCCCAGGTAGACGCAGTCGGCCGGCGTGCCGTCGACACAGTGGAAGCCGTTGTCCAGTGCCGTCAGCGCCAGGGGGCGATTGAGGGTCAGCGAGTTGCTGGCACCGCTGCGGTCGCGGTCGGGCGCCACCACGCGCAGCCGGGCATGGGGCTCCAGGGCCTCGTACAGGGCACGCAGGCCCGGTGCATGCACGCCGTCATCGTTGGAAAGCAGGAGTCTGCGCATTCGGTTAGCCCTCTACCGGAAGCGTCAAGGTGGGATGGTCGATGAGTTCGCGCAGTACCGCCGTGGCGAAGCTGCCGCGCGGCAGGTGGAAATCGAGCTGCGCCACGCTTTCGGCCCTTTCGAGCCGCGGCTGCCCCAGGCGCATGCGCAGGGCGCGCCGCGCCATGCGTACCCCGGCCTGCTCCAGCCCTCGGCAGAGCGCAGCGTGGCGCTCGGCCAGCCCCCCCTCGTAACGTGCTGCCACGTCCGTCGCGAGCGAGGCGCCCGTCCCCCACAGCACGCCGGAGGGGTGGAGGTCGAGGCGGTCGGCCCGCTCGCTCAGCTCGGCATCGACGACGGCCACGCTGAACTGGCTTGCGCTGCCGTCGAGGATCGCCACGTCCCCAGCCACCAGCCGTCGCCAGCTGCCATCGATCAGGCGCATGGCCGTCAGTTCGTTGAACAGGTAGCTGCGAGCCGCCGAGAGCAGCATGCCCTCACGATCGTCGCGCTTGCGCCAGCCGCGCGCCAGCAGCGCCCTGGCCCGCGCCAGGTTGCGCCCCGCCGGGCCGAAGCGCTGGGGACCGAACAGGTTGGGCACGCCATGGCGGCACAGCCAGGCCCAGCGCGCCTCGAGGTCGTCGCCGATCGCCTCCCCCGTGAGGCGCAGTTGGAAACGGTTGGCCCGGTGCACGCCGCGCTTGAGCTTGCGCGGATGGCGGACCTGCTCGTGGACGTTCACGCCGCAGTCGGCCAACCGTGCGGCCAGGTCGTCCGGCG
This portion of the Billgrantia sulfidoxydans genome encodes:
- the truD gene encoding tRNA pseudouridine(13) synthase TruD codes for the protein MSEPTRPGDWPRATEAEFGPPRRGEFRATPEDFVVEEILGFAPEGQGEHLWLWIEKRGLTTLEAVRHLARACGVPVRAVGYSGMKDRVAVTRQWLSVHLPGQSAPDDLAARLADCGVNVHEQVRHPRKLKRGVHRANRFQLRLTGEAIGDDLEARWAWLCRHGVPNLFGPQRFGPAGRNLARARALLARGWRKRDDREGMLLSAARSYLFNELTAMRLIDGSWRRLVAGDVAILDGSASQFSVAVVDAELSERADRLDLHPSGVLWGTGASLATDVAARYEGGLAERHAALCRGLEQAGVRMARRALRMRLGQPRLERAESVAQLDFHLPRGSFATAVLRELIDHPTLTLPVEG
- a CDS encoding DUF368 domain-containing protein encodes the protein MKRQLSVFLKGAGMGAADAVPGVSGGTIAFVTGIYEELIHTIKQFGPSAFTAWRRGGLGGLSAHLNLVFVLPLLLGIGASLVSVAHLVVWLMEDYPLLLNGFFFGLVAASAIVVSRHPADWKFWHLIPLIVGLLLAHGLPSLMPLVTQLGSPSLVLVVGGAIAISALLLPGVSGSFLLLTMGLYGTVMQGIRSFDLPLLATFAVGCLIGLFGFSRLLSWLLRHHHTATLQLLIGFIVGSLPVLWPWRELVRYQLGPQDQVIPLDYRYLTPGDYADLTGEPGLLVPVMVAMLVGGALVLALGRHSGGRTPGSAGNGSRKSSDNKEGSNA
- a CDS encoding protein-L-isoaspartate(D-aspartate) O-methyltransferase — translated: MHSPERLPELLRGVGMTSQRTRDRMVARLARQGITDERVLRVMAAEPRHFFLDEALAHRAYEDTSLPIGHGQTLSQPWMVARMTELVMQEAPGRVLEIGTGSGYQTLILSRLVPELWSVERINALHHRAAKRLRLLQAHNARLRLADGGHGWREAAPFDVVLLTACAHELPEVLISQLGEEGVMILPLADPDGEQWLTRVRRAGSQHDVQRLERVRFVPLLQGVIR
- the surE gene encoding 5'/3'-nucleotidase SurE encodes the protein MRRLLLSNDDGVHAPGLRALYEALEPHARLRVVAPDRDRSGASNSLTLNRPLALTALDNGFHCVDGTPADCVYLGVNGVWDERPDLVISGINHGGNLGDDVLYSGTVAAAMEGRNLGMPAIAMSLVGSRHFDTAGRVAASLVGAADQLSLPPRSLLNVNVPDLPWEEIQGFRVTRMGYRGPAARPMEVRDPRGRLRYWIAAVGENADDGPDTDFAAIEAGFVSITPLQTDLTQRAAIADVQGWLDAFT